In Spirochaetota bacterium, a genomic segment contains:
- a CDS encoding HEAT repeat domain-containing protein has product MTNPNPSRTIEQIIENIKTGDDIIRNKAFEEIIEFKHEAILPLITLLSHPDEQIRDSVIWALCEMREFAEPALIQELSNKNPVIRESAAFCLGICKNPHATKPLISLLKDEDEKVRETAAWSLVKVGHEDSNTINEIIHCLYDDSNLVRETAQWILEHIGEPAIEPLLQHLMQSSRNSQDIIQILSKIASPKLDRVINLLTTTRDIQQLSYIIQLLGKLREPDAINHLMPFVNHENRQIIITTIDALINIGELTIEPLFNQINDGNIFPINEMMPLFIRYKKSSVPKLIQMMNSPLTSLRIFAARALGIIEDKRAIEPLIQGLSDPNPQFVEACARALSAFKNKMSSKPLTDVIMNEYYPIIKSNAIYALAQTIDCMTAMQLLQNFDNAPLIVKKRLLQLASYFPGDDTEKLLQQGLSIDDEDCKMLSLQGLKHIGTEKSIDCVRDAIINENPFISDEARTALKEIIERKQRGNIKTLDNYDDFV; this is encoded by the coding sequence ATGACCAATCCTAATCCATCTCGTACAATTGAACAGATAATTGAAAATATAAAAACAGGGGATGATATCATTCGTAATAAGGCATTTGAAGAAATAATAGAATTCAAACATGAAGCTATCCTTCCATTAATTACTCTTCTTTCACACCCTGACGAACAGATACGCGACAGTGTTATCTGGGCTTTATGTGAAATGAGAGAATTTGCGGAGCCGGCTCTTATTCAGGAACTATCGAACAAAAATCCTGTTATACGTGAATCAGCAGCGTTTTGTTTGGGAATATGCAAAAACCCTCATGCAACAAAACCATTAATATCCCTGTTAAAAGATGAAGACGAAAAAGTACGTGAAACTGCAGCATGGTCACTTGTGAAAGTTGGCCATGAAGATTCAAATACCATAAATGAAATTATTCATTGTCTGTATGATGACAGCAACCTTGTAAGGGAAACTGCACAGTGGATATTGGAACATATTGGCGAACCTGCAATTGAACCATTACTACAACACTTAATGCAATCATCGCGCAACAGCCAAGATATAATTCAAATCCTTTCAAAAATTGCTTCACCAAAACTTGATAGAGTAATTAACCTTCTGACAACCACGCGCGACATCCAGCAACTATCATACATAATTCAATTATTGGGCAAATTACGTGAACCTGACGCAATCAACCACCTTATGCCATTTGTAAATCATGAAAACAGGCAGATAATAATAACTACAATTGATGCGTTAATAAACATTGGTGAGCTAACTATTGAACCTCTCTTTAATCAAATAAATGATGGAAACATTTTTCCCATTAACGAGATGATGCCGCTTTTTATACGATACAAAAAGTCATCTGTACCAAAACTTATACAGATGATGAATTCGCCACTTACAAGCCTTCGTATTTTTGCTGCACGGGCACTGGGCATTATTGAAGACAAGCGTGCCATTGAACCACTAATACAGGGGCTTTCTGATCCCAACCCACAATTTGTTGAAGCATGTGCTCGAGCATTGAGTGCATTTAAAAATAAAATGAGTAGCAAGCCATTAACTGATGTAATAATGAATGAATATTACCCTATTATAAAATCAAATGCTATCTATGCACTTGCACAAACTATCGACTGCATGACCGCAATGCAATTACTCCAAAACTTTGATAATGCTCCGCTTATAGTCAAAAAGCGCTTGCTACAGCTTGCTTCATATTTCCCTGGTGATGATACTGAAAAGTTATTACAACAAGGACTTTCGATTGACGATGAGGACTGCAAGATGCTATCGCTACAGGGCTTAAAACATATTGGTACGGAAAAATCCATAGACTGTGTTCGTGATGCCATCATAAATGAAAATCCATTTATTAGCGATGAAGCCAGGACAGCTTTAAAAGAAATAATTGAAAGAAAACAGCGTGGAAATATAAAAACACTTGATAATTATGACGATTTTGTTTGA
- the amt gene encoding ammonium transporter — MRLVKILGIIGVVLLCATISFAQEDTTTTQLQANSVTMQVIADTLWVLFAAFLVFFMNLGFAMVEAGLQQAKNAVNISAKNFVVFAISSIAFWFIGWGLMFGDGNGFMGWKGMFMLSGADNSPATGDSYQGVYSALSWTGVPLYAKFFFQLVFCATAATIVSGAVGGRIKFLAFIIFSFILTSIIYPIAGHWVWGGGWLAQRGFWDFAGSTVVHSIGGWAALTGALVLGPRIGKYNPDGSVNSIPGHSLPLATLGVFVLWFGWFGFNPGSTMAANASDIGRIAVTTNLAAATGTLTATITAWLALGKPDLTMILNGALAGLVAITAPCAWVTPGASIIIGGIAGILVVVFVLAFDRWGIDDPVGALSVHLVNGVWGTLAVGLFAAAPYAGGSGQPPIGLFYGGGIGSFANQLVGVVAVGSFVFIVSWVIWVIINATMGIRVTREEELIGLDISEHGIEGYPDFESYTLK; from the coding sequence ATGAGGCTTGTAAAAATATTAGGAATAATTGGCGTGGTGTTGCTGTGTGCAACCATTTCATTTGCACAGGAAGACACTACAACTACACAACTACAGGCAAATTCAGTTACTATGCAGGTAATTGCAGATACACTGTGGGTACTTTTTGCTGCATTCCTTGTGTTCTTCATGAACTTAGGGTTTGCGATGGTTGAGGCAGGTCTACAGCAAGCAAAGAATGCTGTTAATATATCGGCAAAGAACTTTGTTGTATTTGCTATCTCATCAATTGCTTTCTGGTTTATTGGTTGGGGATTGATGTTTGGTGATGGCAACGGATTTATGGGCTGGAAAGGGATGTTTATGCTCAGTGGCGCAGATAACAGCCCCGCAACAGGCGATAGTTACCAGGGAGTATACTCTGCTTTGAGTTGGACAGGAGTGCCACTGTATGCTAAATTTTTCTTCCAGCTTGTATTCTGTGCAACTGCAGCAACCATAGTATCAGGTGCAGTTGGCGGTAGAATTAAATTCTTGGCCTTCATCATATTTTCGTTCATCCTGACCAGCATCATCTATCCTATTGCAGGACACTGGGTGTGGGGCGGTGGATGGCTTGCTCAACGTGGGTTTTGGGATTTTGCCGGTTCAACTGTTGTACATTCCATTGGCGGATGGGCAGCATTGACAGGTGCACTGGTTCTTGGCCCACGCATTGGTAAATACAATCCTGATGGCAGTGTTAATTCTATACCAGGGCACAGCCTTCCACTTGCAACATTAGGTGTATTTGTGCTGTGGTTTGGTTGGTTTGGCTTTAACCCTGGTTCTACAATGGCTGCAAATGCTTCTGATATCGGGCGTATTGCGGTAACCACTAACCTTGCAGCAGCAACTGGCACACTCACTGCTACCATAACTGCATGGCTTGCACTTGGAAAACCTGATCTTACAATGATACTTAACGGCGCATTAGCAGGTCTTGTTGCCATTACTGCTCCGTGTGCATGGGTTACTCCCGGAGCTTCAATCATCATTGGCGGGATAGCAGGAATATTGGTGGTAGTTTTTGTACTTGCCTTTGACCGATGGGGTATTGATGACCCTGTAGGTGCACTTTCGGTACATCTGGTCAATGGTGTGTGGGGTACTTTAGCAGTTGGCCTTTTTGCAGCTGCACCGTATGCTGGCGGAAGCGGACAACCACCTATAGGATTATTTTATGGTGGTGGCATAGGTTCTTTTGCTAATCAACTGGTTGGTGTAGTTGCAGTAGGTAGCTTTGTATTTATAGTAAGCTGGGTTATCTGGGTTATAATTAATGCAACCATGGGCATTAGAGTTACTCGAGAAGAAGAACTAATTGGGCTGGATATCTCTGAACATGGCATTGAAGGATATCCCGACTTTGAATCATATACGTTAAAATAA
- the cyaB gene encoding class IV adenylate cyclase, whose protein sequence is MLEVEIKSRCDDLDAIKNAIVDLGGVYISTELEEDCYFNHPSRDFGKTDEALRIRKVNDMIFCTYKGPKLGGKTKTRFEKEVQIHDAEAMQEILQKLGFVLYGKVQKKRDVYLLNEVTICCDEVKGLGTFVELEMISNNREEAEKRLFALAQKLGLSEFITSSYLEMVKGG, encoded by the coding sequence ATGTTAGAAGTAGAAATAAAATCTCGATGTGATGACCTGGATGCAATAAAAAATGCAATTGTTGATCTGGGTGGAGTGTATATTTCTACTGAGCTGGAAGAAGATTGCTATTTTAATCATCCATCACGTGATTTTGGAAAAACAGATGAGGCATTACGCATAAGAAAAGTAAATGATATGATCTTCTGCACTTATAAAGGGCCAAAGTTAGGTGGAAAAACAAAAACCCGTTTTGAAAAGGAAGTGCAGATACATGATGCTGAGGCTATGCAGGAGATATTGCAGAAGTTGGGTTTTGTATTGTATGGGAAAGTTCAGAAAAAGCGTGATGTGTATTTATTAAATGAAGTAACAATCTGTTGCGATGAAGTAAAAGGGCTTGGAACATTTGTTGAACTTGAGATGATAAGCAATAATCGTGAGGAAGCTGAAAAACGACTCTTTGCACTGGCACAGAAATTGGGCCTTTCTGAGTTTATTACTTCTTCATATTTAGAAATGGTAAAAGGAGGATAA
- the glnA gene encoding type I glutamate--ammonia ligase, translated as MEAIFDPIYQVNGHTKHTSISDILKIIKERNIEFLDLKFTDLFGRLHHYTITADKADEELFAVGTGFDGSSIRGFQSIHESDMLMRPDPNTAFIDPFFDHRTLSFLCDIIDPVARRRYTKDSRYVGEKAIEYIRSTGIADMAYFGPEPEFFIFDNVKYEQSQNKAYYEVDSSEASWNSAKGEKNLGYKIPYKQGYFPTSPHDQLHNLRSKMVEVLRSCGIQVNLHHHEVATAGQTEIGLVVDELVRQADTLVNYKYIIKNVAHRYGKTVTFMPKPIFMDNGSGMHVHVSLWKENRNIFYDFGKYADLSDYARYFIGGIFAHIEAVLAFCAPTTNSYRRLVPGYEAPINLVYSARNRSAAVRIPMYSTSEKAKRIEFRCPDPSANPYLAFAAIIMAGMDGIENRIEPPDPIDEDIYELSPHEKRNIRNTPGTLKEVIDGLERDCSFLMKGNVFTVDLIESYIAHKRLHEIDQIALRPHPWEYALYYEI; from the coding sequence ATGGAAGCTATTTTTGACCCCATCTATCAAGTTAATGGTCATACAAAACACACCTCCATATCAGATATACTTAAGATAATAAAAGAGCGCAACATTGAATTTCTTGATCTTAAGTTCACTGACCTGTTTGGCAGACTTCACCATTATACTATCACAGCTGACAAAGCTGATGAAGAGTTGTTTGCAGTGGGTACAGGTTTTGATGGTTCATCTATACGTGGATTCCAGTCAATTCATGAAAGCGACATGCTCATGCGACCTGACCCCAATACTGCATTCATTGATCCATTCTTTGATCACAGGACATTATCGTTTTTGTGCGATATCATTGACCCTGTTGCACGAAGGCGATATACCAAGGATTCCCGATATGTGGGTGAAAAGGCAATTGAATATATACGCTCAACCGGTATAGCCGACATGGCATACTTTGGGCCTGAGCCTGAATTCTTTATCTTTGACAATGTCAAATATGAACAATCGCAGAATAAGGCATACTATGAGGTAGACTCCTCTGAAGCAAGCTGGAACTCTGCAAAAGGCGAAAAAAACTTAGGGTACAAAATCCCTTATAAACAGGGGTATTTCCCTACTTCCCCACACGATCAGCTCCATAACCTGCGTTCTAAAATGGTGGAGGTACTGCGATCGTGTGGCATTCAGGTAAATCTTCACCACCATGAAGTTGCAACTGCAGGGCAGACTGAGATTGGGTTGGTGGTTGATGAACTTGTACGCCAGGCCGATACACTAGTCAACTATAAGTATATCATTAAGAACGTGGCGCACCGTTATGGCAAAACTGTTACATTTATGCCCAAACCAATCTTCATGGATAATGGTTCAGGAATGCATGTTCATGTGAGCTTGTGGAAAGAGAACAGAAATATCTTCTATGATTTTGGAAAATATGCAGATTTAAGTGACTATGCACGCTACTTCATTGGTGGGATCTTTGCTCATATTGAGGCAGTTTTAGCGTTTTGTGCTCCCACAACAAACTCCTACAGACGGCTTGTTCCCGGATATGAAGCACCTATCAACCTGGTCTATTCTGCACGGAATCGCTCAGCAGCTGTGCGAATTCCAATGTATAGCACCAGTGAGAAAGCAAAACGCATAGAGTTCAGGTGTCCTGACCCTTCAGCCAACCCGTATCTGGCATTTGCAGCTATTATCATGGCAGGTATGGACGGCATTGAAAACAGGATTGAGCCACCTGACCCCATTGATGAGGATATCTATGAGCTATCGCCCCATGAAAAAAGGAATATACGCAATACTCCTGGAACCCTGAAAGAGGTAATAGACGGCCTTGAGCGTGACTGTTCCTTTTTGATGAAAGGCAACGTATTTACTGTTGATTTGATTGAAAGCTATATTGCTCACAAACGGTTGCATGAAATTGACCAGATAGCTCTGAGACCACATCCGTGGGAGTATGCACTATACTATGAAATTTAG
- a CDS encoding GerMN domain-containing protein: MATKKKSKTTKTKKGSSKKSTTVTSSSRAPYILIIMAMAAGLLFLLSLQSDSIKSFIAKKTEEKKQNTILPSSNEMNKEKKQVENTSVVADSKNKNTQELSPQKKQLEKEKPLIQAKIYFLFYNEKADKIELRPVTRNVDSRIPVKAALEELIKGPTKDEEKKGYVTAIPPTLKVIDVSIINNIAFINFNRAIEEGAAGNIMLNRLDQIIYTVTQFDAVDGIHILVNGQRKRFLGPDGISIAGPLKRH; encoded by the coding sequence ATGGCAACAAAGAAAAAGAGCAAGACTACAAAAACAAAAAAAGGCTCATCAAAGAAAAGTACAACGGTTACTTCATCTTCCAGGGCGCCTTATATATTGATTATAATGGCAATGGCTGCAGGATTGCTCTTTCTACTTTCATTGCAGTCTGATTCTATAAAGAGCTTCATTGCAAAAAAAACAGAAGAGAAAAAACAAAATACTATACTACCTTCATCTAACGAAATGAACAAAGAAAAAAAACAGGTTGAAAATACGTCAGTAGTTGCTGATAGCAAAAATAAAAATACACAGGAACTATCGCCTCAAAAAAAACAATTGGAAAAAGAAAAGCCGTTAATTCAAGCAAAGATTTATTTTTTATTTTATAACGAAAAAGCTGATAAAATTGAATTGCGGCCGGTGACTCGTAATGTGGATTCAAGAATTCCGGTAAAAGCTGCACTTGAAGAATTAATAAAAGGTCCAACAAAAGATGAAGAAAAAAAAGGATACGTGACAGCTATACCTCCCACACTCAAGGTTATTGATGTTTCCATCATTAACAATATAGCATTTATTAATTTCAACAGAGCAATTGAAGAAGGTGCGGCAGGTAACATCATGCTCAACCGCCTTGACCAGATTATATATACTGTCACCCAATTTGATGCTGTTGATGGGATACATATATTAGTTAATGGGCAGCGCAAGCGTTTCCTTGGCCCTGATGGCATATCAATTGCAGGACCTTTGAAACGGCATTAA